The following proteins come from a genomic window of Corallococcus sp. NCRR:
- a CDS encoding YcaO-like family protein: MESISPAFLDALARGLGVTRVARVTGLDRTGVEVACAVRPGGHVLQVCNGKGLTFEAAARGALFETAELWAAETVRPERLRWGSQAELERAGDTVWGVESLGSAGAVVAPRLAGPAVRLAWCEARTLVGDERVWVPAQGVYCPPSGTVALGPVSVAWTTNGSGAHPESDPALLHALLEATERDQLSRALPEGWSEEGVVGRMLRPEDLEDGAPRTAALRDALKAQGFRAYLFDVTPAPRTKGRVGLPVAAAVLVDADEGPVPLTAGYACALDRDEALLKALLEAAQSRLTDIHGAREDVAAADRDAALGFAQALSEVRPRRGVDAMPDALDRRAKTAAAKVRTVLSLLDGAGFTQVAGVALDAPVPGLHVWKVVVPGMRVSELL, encoded by the coding sequence ATGGAATCCATCTCCCCCGCCTTCCTCGATGCCCTGGCCCGGGGCCTGGGAGTGACCCGGGTCGCCCGGGTCACCGGCCTGGACCGCACCGGCGTGGAGGTCGCCTGCGCGGTGCGTCCGGGCGGACACGTGCTCCAGGTGTGTAATGGCAAGGGGCTGACGTTCGAGGCCGCGGCCCGGGGCGCGCTCTTCGAGACCGCGGAGCTGTGGGCGGCGGAGACGGTGCGGCCGGAGCGGCTGCGCTGGGGCTCCCAGGCGGAGTTGGAGAGGGCGGGCGACACCGTCTGGGGCGTGGAGTCGCTCGGGTCGGCGGGCGCGGTGGTGGCGCCAAGGCTCGCGGGGCCGGCGGTGCGGCTGGCGTGGTGCGAGGCCCGGACGCTGGTCGGGGACGAGCGGGTCTGGGTGCCGGCGCAGGGGGTGTACTGCCCGCCTTCCGGGACGGTGGCGCTGGGGCCGGTGTCGGTGGCGTGGACGACGAATGGCTCCGGTGCGCATCCGGAGTCGGACCCGGCGCTGCTGCACGCGCTGCTGGAGGCCACGGAGCGTGACCAGTTGTCGCGGGCCCTGCCGGAGGGCTGGTCGGAGGAGGGCGTGGTGGGGCGGATGCTGCGGCCGGAGGACCTGGAGGACGGGGCCCCGCGCACGGCGGCGCTGAGGGACGCGCTGAAGGCCCAGGGGTTTCGGGCCTACCTCTTCGATGTGACGCCCGCGCCCCGGACGAAGGGGAGGGTGGGGCTGCCCGTGGCGGCGGCGGTGCTGGTGGACGCGGACGAAGGGCCGGTGCCGCTCACGGCCGGCTACGCGTGCGCGCTGGACCGGGATGAGGCGTTGCTGAAGGCCTTGCTGGAAGCGGCGCAATCGAGGCTTACGGACATCCACGGAGCCCGTGAGGACGTGGCGGCGGCGGACCGTGATGCGGCGCTGGGGTTCGCGCAGGCGCTGTCCGAAGTGAGACCCCGTCGCGGAGTGGACGCGATGCCGGACGCGCTGGACCGGCGCGCGAAGACCGCGGCGGCGAAGGTGCGCACGGTGTTGTCGCTGCTGGACGGCGCGGGGTTCACGCAGGTGGCAGGCGTGGCGCTGGATGCACCGGTGCCCGGGTTGCACGTGTGGAAGGTCGTGGTGCCGGGCATGCGCGTCTCGGAGCTCCTGTGA
- a CDS encoding peroxiredoxin has translation MIAVGELAPDFAATGCHGQTVRLSELRGRRVVLFFFPRAFTVGCTIENRAFRDNHERIRSLGAELVGVSVDTLTTQCDFAEQEGIHFALLGDDERRISRAWGVLWPVLNIDRRVTFIIGADGVVEHVIHHEVRVYRHLDDVLKYLQAHPTPGGDTASA, from the coding sequence ATGATTGCCGTCGGAGAACTCGCACCGGACTTCGCAGCGACCGGCTGCCACGGGCAGACCGTTCGATTGTCGGAGCTGCGAGGCCGGCGCGTCGTGCTCTTCTTCTTCCCCCGCGCCTTCACCGTGGGGTGCACCATCGAGAACCGCGCCTTCAGGGACAACCACGAGCGGATCCGCTCGCTGGGCGCGGAGCTTGTCGGCGTCTCCGTGGACACGCTCACCACCCAGTGCGACTTCGCTGAACAGGAGGGCATCCACTTCGCCCTCCTGGGAGACGACGAGCGGCGCATCAGCCGCGCCTGGGGCGTGCTGTGGCCGGTCCTCAACATCGACCGGCGCGTCACCTTCATCATCGGCGCGGACGGCGTCGTCGAACACGTCATCCACCACGAGGTGCGCGTCTACCGCCACCTGGACGACGTGCTCAAATACCTCCAGGCCCACCCCACCCCGGGCGGCGACACCGCCTCCGCCTGA
- a CDS encoding RNA polymerase sigma factor — MSALSDEALCGAFLAGDATAFGQLFERHRGLVFSLMRRYTVSAEDAADLTQQAFLRALEASRRVFARFTPTTPTPFRSWLVRVALNLAKNHARQGLRWRPVLVESVTDDVAADMSEGADASLERTQQGQRVRQAVLALPRRQREVLTLRVDGGLPFKDIAETLGITENNAKVQFHLAVKRLKADVAGETR, encoded by the coding sequence GTGAGCGCTCTCTCGGATGAGGCCCTGTGCGGGGCCTTCCTCGCGGGGGACGCGACGGCGTTCGGCCAGCTCTTCGAACGGCACCGGGGCCTCGTCTTCTCGCTGATGCGCCGCTACACCGTGAGCGCGGAGGACGCGGCGGACCTGACGCAGCAGGCGTTCCTCCGGGCCCTGGAAGCATCGCGGCGGGTGTTCGCGCGCTTCACGCCCACCACGCCCACGCCGTTCCGTTCGTGGCTGGTGCGGGTGGCGCTCAACCTGGCGAAGAACCACGCGCGCCAGGGGCTGCGGTGGCGGCCGGTGCTGGTGGAGTCGGTGACGGATGACGTGGCGGCGGACATGAGCGAGGGCGCGGACGCGTCGCTGGAGCGCACCCAGCAGGGCCAACGGGTGCGCCAGGCGGTGCTCGCCCTGCCCCGCCGTCAGCGCGAGGTGCTGACGCTGCGCGTGGACGGCGGTCTGCCGTTCAAGGACATCGCGGAGACGCTGGGCATCACGGAGAACAACGCGAAGGTGCAGTTCCACCTCGCGGTGAAACGGTTGAAGGCCGACGTGGCCGGGGAGACGCGGTGA
- a CDS encoding zf-HC2 domain-containing protein produces the protein MGACVEYEEQASLHAAEALEGEEAARFQAHLESCAACQAEVASAREVLGLVALPPQTPVEVRAQDGLGARTLAAWRREQTRRGMGRRALGSLAAVAAVVALMLGPSALERLKAPPPVATPASVPSASARDDVDAETLAAFEAWAGLDPLEDDGSGYGLDEDLSWDDSGLDGDFDLGETL, from the coding sequence ATGGGTGCGTGCGTGGAATACGAGGAGCAGGCGAGCCTCCACGCCGCGGAGGCGCTGGAGGGCGAGGAGGCCGCGCGCTTCCAGGCCCACCTGGAGTCCTGCGCGGCCTGTCAGGCGGAGGTGGCCTCCGCTCGCGAGGTCCTGGGCCTGGTGGCGCTGCCGCCCCAGACGCCCGTGGAGGTACGCGCGCAGGACGGTCTGGGCGCGAGGACCCTCGCGGCCTGGCGCCGGGAGCAGACGCGCCGGGGGATGGGACGCCGGGCGCTGGGTTCGCTCGCGGCCGTGGCGGCGGTGGTGGCGCTGATGCTGGGGCCGTCCGCGCTGGAGCGGCTCAAGGCGCCCCCCCCGGTGGCGACGCCGGCCTCCGTGCCGTCCGCGAGCGCCCGCGACGACGTGGACGCGGAGACGCTGGCCGCCTTCGAGGCGTGGGCCGGGTTGGATCCGCTGGAGGATGACGGCTCGGGGTACGGCTTGGATGAGGACCTGTCGTGGGATGACTCCGGCCTGGACGGGGACTTCGACCTGGGAGAGACACTGTGA
- a CDS encoding DUF4136 domain-containing protein codes for MRLLSRVLPVLVGLGLASCAGVDVGTNYDPAAVQRINEFHTYAWLTHPQQTKDSRINNDITESQVTGAVDRDLQARGYQKVDASANPDFLIGWQGAIDTRLSAETVDNYWGYPWDPFWGSYYGPSETYVRQYDVGTLILDVVDAKEKKLVWRGTAQANLGDSPSAQTNSGKIEKGVEKMLKDFPPEPKEKK; via the coding sequence ATGCGTCTGCTGTCCCGTGTTCTTCCCGTGCTCGTGGGCCTGGGGCTCGCGTCCTGCGCGGGCGTCGATGTCGGCACCAACTACGACCCCGCCGCCGTCCAGCGCATCAACGAGTTCCACACGTATGCGTGGCTGACGCATCCCCAGCAGACGAAGGACTCGCGCATCAACAACGACATCACCGAGTCCCAGGTGACGGGCGCGGTGGACCGCGACCTCCAGGCCCGCGGCTACCAGAAGGTGGATGCGAGCGCGAACCCGGACTTCCTCATCGGCTGGCAGGGTGCCATCGACACGCGGCTGTCTGCGGAGACGGTGGACAACTACTGGGGCTACCCGTGGGATCCGTTCTGGGGTTCGTACTACGGGCCCTCGGAGACGTATGTGCGCCAGTACGACGTGGGAACGCTCATCCTCGACGTGGTGGACGCGAAGGAGAAGAAGCTCGTCTGGCGCGGCACGGCCCAGGCGAACCTGGGCGACAGCCCGAGCGCCCAGACCAACAGTGGCAAGATTGAAAAAGGCGTGGAGAAGATGCTGAAGGACTTCCCGCCCGAGCCGAAGGAGAAGAAGTAG
- a CDS encoding chemotaxis protein: protein MSPVLPPARVVTVVLLTALCGGCASLEPQRSELTTRVGRSDLSVAVMRTRVRDLARRFSGLIEALADDLAARSGSPRVASAMLRFKANAVPAVQSALFQPDPLAALIDTWALLAQLEDYLPRNAEGASPELLAHAHDSLVALESEVEAEWRVVTGREDVTQTRDRVHAWAAAHPLTGPLVTRVSTTGLLASLTDVTGGGLRTTAAGLVEDTRDLTARVDLYAASLPRQARWQAELVATDALHAPTVQAALAELGRTVDLLDRVGALAANSPALIERERRAALDALHAERMGLQEFVTGERQAVLSDVGRERQALVDALHAERVAALQQMDGLARGWVDHAFDRLGPLVDRVLLWLTLLGAGGLLGGLLLTRAWRRAR, encoded by the coding sequence ATGTCCCCGGTTCTCCCTCCCGCGCGCGTCGTGACCGTGGTGCTGCTCACGGCGCTGTGCGGTGGCTGCGCGTCGCTGGAGCCACAGCGCTCGGAGCTGACCACGCGCGTGGGCCGGTCCGACCTGTCCGTGGCGGTGATGCGCACGCGGGTGCGGGACCTGGCCCGGCGCTTCTCGGGACTCATCGAGGCCCTGGCGGACGACCTGGCCGCGCGCTCCGGCTCACCGCGGGTGGCCTCGGCCATGCTGCGCTTCAAGGCCAACGCGGTGCCCGCCGTGCAGAGCGCGCTCTTCCAGCCGGATCCATTGGCCGCCCTCATCGACACCTGGGCGCTGTTGGCCCAGTTGGAGGACTACCTGCCGCGCAACGCCGAGGGCGCATCGCCGGAGTTGCTGGCGCACGCCCATGACTCGCTGGTGGCGCTGGAGTCCGAAGTGGAGGCCGAGTGGCGCGTGGTGACAGGCCGCGAGGACGTGACCCAGACCCGCGACCGGGTCCACGCCTGGGCCGCGGCGCATCCGCTGACCGGGCCGCTCGTCACGCGCGTGTCCACCACGGGCCTGCTGGCCTCCCTCACGGATGTGACGGGGGGAGGCCTGCGGACCACGGCGGCCGGACTCGTCGAGGACACGCGCGACCTCACCGCGCGCGTGGACCTCTACGCGGCCAGCCTGCCCAGGCAGGCGCGCTGGCAGGCGGAGTTGGTCGCCACGGATGCCCTGCATGCACCCACGGTCCAGGCCGCGCTGGCGGAACTGGGGCGCACGGTGGACCTGCTGGACCGGGTGGGCGCGTTGGCCGCGAACTCACCCGCGCTCATCGAACGCGAGCGCCGCGCGGCGCTGGACGCGTTGCACGCCGAACGCATGGGCCTCCAGGAGTTCGTCACCGGCGAGCGCCAGGCCGTGCTCTCGGACGTGGGGCGGGAGCGGCAGGCGCTGGTGGACGCGCTGCACGCCGAGCGTGTGGCCGCGCTCCAGCAGATGGACGGACTGGCGCGCGGCTGGGTGGACCACGCGTTCGACCGGCTGGGCCCGCTGGTGGACCGCGTGTTGCTCTGGCTCACGCTCTTGGGCGCGGGCGGCCTCCTGGGAGGCCTGCTGCTCACGCGGGCCTGGCGTCGCGCGCGCTGA
- a CDS encoding glutathione peroxidase, translating to MRTPLLCTVATVLSLSTAATAADKTEKKAMSFHQLSANRLDGKPEKLSDFQGKVALVVNTASECGYTPQYKGLQALYDSYKDKGVVVLGFPSNDFGGQEPGTSEQIAKFCELRFKVSFPMFEKVKTKGEGQSPVYAFLAKDHGEPKWNFHKYVVGKDGQVKAAFPSSVTPDSPELKAAIDKALAEK from the coding sequence ATGCGAACTCCCCTGCTGTGCACCGTCGCGACGGTGCTCTCCCTCTCCACGGCGGCCACCGCCGCGGACAAGACCGAGAAGAAAGCCATGTCCTTCCACCAGCTCTCCGCCAACCGGCTCGACGGCAAGCCCGAGAAGCTGTCGGACTTCCAGGGCAAGGTCGCCCTCGTCGTGAACACCGCGTCCGAGTGCGGCTACACGCCGCAGTACAAGGGCCTCCAGGCGCTCTACGACAGCTACAAGGACAAGGGCGTGGTCGTCCTGGGCTTCCCGTCCAACGACTTCGGCGGCCAGGAGCCGGGCACCTCCGAGCAGATCGCGAAGTTCTGCGAGCTGCGCTTCAAGGTCTCCTTCCCCATGTTCGAGAAGGTGAAGACGAAGGGCGAGGGCCAGTCCCCCGTCTACGCGTTCCTCGCCAAGGACCATGGCGAGCCCAAGTGGAACTTCCACAAGTACGTGGTGGGCAAGGACGGCCAGGTGAAGGCCGCCTTCCCCAGCAGCGTCACGCCGGACAGCCCGGAGCTGAAGGCCGCCATCGACAAGGCGCTCGCGGAGAAGTGA